A genomic region of Methylobacterium durans contains the following coding sequences:
- a CDS encoding DUF6894 family protein — MPRFHFNIRLDDAFLPERTGQCLRDADEARAAARTIVRALVSQHGGEPRLLNAAVLVTDAEGVEVFELSFFEAIYVPVPAPEPLHPLPRAAVIRAPVAGGLLRAARIRLERRLRTGRASCAEALRTLLAMPRFSLGFDGGR; from the coding sequence ATGCCCCGCTTCCACTTCAACATCCGCCTAGACGACGCCTTCCTGCCGGAGCGCACCGGGCAGTGCCTGCGCGACGCCGATGAGGCGCGGGCGGCGGCCCGCACCATCGTTCGCGCCCTCGTGTCCCAGCACGGGGGCGAGCCGCGCCTCCTCAACGCGGCGGTGCTCGTCACCGATGCCGAGGGCGTCGAGGTCTTCGAGCTCTCCTTCTTCGAGGCAATCTACGTGCCCGTCCCCGCGCCCGAGCCTCTGCATCCCCTGCCCCGCGCCGCCGTGATCCGCGCGCCTGTAGCGGGCGGTCTGCTGCGCGCGGCCCGGATCCGCCTGGAGCGGCGCCTGCGGACGGGGCGGGCCTCCTGCGCCGAAGCCCTTCGCACGCTTCTGGCAATGCCGCGCTTCTCGCTCGGCTTCGACGGCGGGCGCTGA
- a CDS encoding DUF488 family protein, which translates to MRKTLFTIGYEGLDPERLRAALQDAGVGLLADVRAVANSRKRGFSKGALRAGLEEAGLDYAHLRVLGTPKAGREAARAHDAALMRRIYCEEVLDTADGGLALDALAEMAGTRPVCLLCFERDPERCHRRVLAERLAARGFAVVDLFG; encoded by the coding sequence TTGAGAAAGACCCTGTTTACCATCGGCTACGAAGGGCTGGACCCGGAGCGGCTGCGCGCGGCCCTGCAGGATGCGGGCGTCGGGCTCCTGGCCGACGTGCGTGCCGTGGCGAACTCGCGCAAGCGCGGCTTCTCGAAAGGCGCCCTTCGCGCGGGCCTGGAGGAGGCCGGGCTCGACTACGCGCATCTGCGCGTGCTCGGCACGCCGAAGGCCGGCCGCGAAGCGGCCCGCGCCCACGACGCCGCGCTGATGCGGCGGATCTACTGCGAGGAGGTGCTCGATACCGCAGACGGGGGCCTCGCCCTCGACGCGCTGGCCGAGATGGCGGGAACGCGGCCGGTCTGCCTGCTCTGCTTCGAGCGCGACCCCGAGCGCTGCCACCGGCGCGTCCTCGCCGAGCGGCTCGCCGCGCGCGGCTTCGCGGTGGTCGACCTGTTCGGCTGA
- a CDS encoding GH25 family lysozyme, whose product MSQWNGTALTHDAPPRGRLARLSTARLRTGSKRVLAAALLASLAACAANNDFYPTKGDVKPHPGVARAKNHPIQGIDISRWQGPIDWASVKGAGTQFAFIKATEGGDHVDERFRENWEGAGRAGVPRGAYHFVYWCRSAQDQMEWFKRNVPNDPTALPPVLDVEWNGHSQTCPRRLPKAQALGMIRYMLSEMERYTGKRPIIYTDITFHKDVLEDELPDYPHWVRSTAAEPEQRFSNRKWMLWQFTSTGRVPGVRGDVDRNAFYGSPAEWASFLATDCDPREHRSLTAQGLCSGK is encoded by the coding sequence ATGTCGCAGTGGAACGGGACCGCCCTGACGCATGACGCTCCGCCGCGCGGCCGCCTCGCCCGGCTATCCACAGCCCGGTTGCGGACCGGCAGCAAGCGGGTGCTTGCCGCCGCGCTCCTGGCGAGCCTCGCAGCCTGCGCCGCCAACAACGACTTCTACCCGACCAAGGGCGACGTGAAGCCCCATCCGGGCGTGGCGCGGGCGAAGAACCACCCGATCCAGGGCATCGACATCTCGCGCTGGCAGGGGCCGATCGACTGGGCCTCCGTCAAGGGCGCCGGCACTCAGTTCGCCTTCATCAAGGCGACCGAGGGCGGCGATCACGTCGACGAGCGTTTCCGCGAGAACTGGGAGGGCGCCGGCCGCGCCGGCGTGCCGCGCGGCGCCTACCACTTCGTCTACTGGTGCCGCTCCGCGCAGGACCAGATGGAGTGGTTCAAGCGCAACGTCCCGAATGATCCCACCGCCCTGCCCCCGGTGCTCGACGTCGAGTGGAACGGCCATTCGCAGACCTGCCCGCGCCGCCTGCCGAAGGCGCAGGCGCTCGGCATGATCCGCTACATGCTCTCCGAGATGGAGCGCTACACGGGCAAGCGGCCGATCATCTACACCGACATTACCTTCCACAAGGACGTGCTGGAAGACGAGCTGCCGGACTACCCCCACTGGGTCCGCTCCACGGCCGCCGAGCCGGAGCAACGCTTCTCCAACCGCAAGTGGATGCTGTGGCAATTCACCTCGACGGGCCGGGTGCCCGGCGTGCGCGGCGACGTCGACCGCAATGCCTTCTACGGCTCGCCTGCCGAGTGGGCCTCCTTCCTCGCGACCGATTGCGATCCGCGCGAGCACCGGAGCCTGACTGCGCAGGGTCTCTGCTCCGGCAAGTAG
- a CDS encoding Crp/Fnr family transcriptional regulator: MSSAFDPLLEGNLLLKALHDDDRALLGPYLERHHYAKGDTLFSAGSAVSFISFPCEQTVATLVIAMQDGRSAETATIGREGAVGGVVSNGCLPASTHAVVQIGGPVLRMEATRLQDAKRRSATLRNLFTRYSDCLLAQVLQSVACNALHPIEARCLRWLLTLQDRIGADTLPITHELLAAMLGVQRTYLTRILRTLQQQGLIEVGRGRITILNRTKLENAACECHGNVKRHFETVLGAVYGPKGHLLRVRPPEDPREARSLTLSPNAAKADR; the protein is encoded by the coding sequence ATGTCGTCGGCGTTCGACCCTCTCCTCGAAGGCAACCTTCTTCTCAAGGCGCTGCACGACGACGATCGTGCGCTGCTCGGGCCGTATCTCGAGCGCCACCACTACGCTAAGGGCGACACCCTGTTCTCGGCCGGCAGCGCCGTCTCCTTCATCTCGTTTCCCTGCGAGCAGACCGTCGCGACCCTGGTGATCGCGATGCAGGATGGCCGCAGCGCCGAGACCGCCACGATCGGCCGGGAGGGTGCCGTCGGCGGGGTCGTCAGCAACGGCTGCCTGCCCGCATCGACTCACGCGGTGGTGCAGATCGGCGGCCCGGTGCTGCGCATGGAGGCGACCCGGCTGCAGGATGCCAAGCGGCGCTCGGCGACGCTGCGCAACCTGTTCACCCGCTACTCGGACTGCCTGCTGGCGCAGGTGCTGCAGTCGGTCGCCTGCAACGCCCTCCACCCGATCGAGGCGCGCTGCCTGCGCTGGCTCCTGACCCTGCAGGACCGGATCGGCGCCGACACCTTGCCGATCACGCACGAGCTGCTCGCCGCGATGCTCGGCGTGCAGCGCACCTACCTGACCCGGATCCTGCGTACGCTCCAGCAGCAGGGGCTGATCGAGGTCGGGCGGGGCCGCATCACCATCCTGAACCGGACGAAGCTGGAGAACGCCGCCTGCGAGTGCCACGGCAACGTCAAACGTCACTTCGAGACGGTGCTCGGCGCCGTCTACGGGCCGAAGGGGCATCTCCTGCGGGTCCGGCCGCCCGAGGATCCGCGCGAGGCGCGCTCGCTCACGCTGAGCCCGAACGCCGCGAAGGCCGATCGATGA
- a CDS encoding PAS domain-containing protein, whose product MWDWDLVADHVLWNEALQTAYGWAPDKVEPTGAWWIDHVHPDDRIQIHADISAVINGKASEWSHEYRFQRANGSYAEVLDRGYMVRGSNGEPLRMIGAMLDMTERNRVEAQFRAVFEGANVGIVQLDPRSLKALRVNAKLCQIWGAAPEDIVGQTVAKWTPEDDAPARDALHRRLANGEIMQETLEKRYRRADGRLIWARVNLVSQVLGDAIQTTAMIEDITQERLTDARRAALIALGDASRDSGSRDGLLAEAVAILGRTLGVSEAGYSDIDLPDGGFHVIARWPAPADGEPQSLTGFPRTLQALRQGEALAVADIAADPRLAPEAEAYADLGIRSLLKIPLVQRGSLVGVLHAFADTARGWAPAEIAFAREVADRVWGALGRLQAEDQQRLLNRELSHRLKNTLAMVQAIAAQTLRNAPDFETAKEALAARLIALGKAHDLLLTGERESAGIDAVIAGALSLHDDRQPGRFAVQGPAVEVGPRAALSLSLMMHELATNAAKYGALSVPEGRVAVEWDIAVDVAEPIIRMAWTERGGPPVAPPSRKGFGTRLIERGLAGAIGGEVTLAYEPAGVVCRVTAPLSGFRAAE is encoded by the coding sequence ATCTGGGACTGGGATCTCGTCGCCGATCACGTCCTCTGGAACGAGGCGCTCCAGACCGCCTACGGCTGGGCGCCGGACAAGGTCGAGCCCACCGGCGCGTGGTGGATCGACCACGTTCACCCGGACGACCGGATCCAGATCCACGCCGACATCAGCGCGGTGATCAACGGGAAGGCGAGCGAGTGGAGCCACGAGTACCGTTTCCAGCGGGCCAACGGCAGCTATGCCGAGGTGCTCGACCGCGGCTACATGGTCCGGGGGTCGAACGGCGAGCCGCTGCGCATGATCGGGGCGATGCTCGACATGACCGAGCGCAACCGCGTCGAGGCGCAGTTCCGGGCGGTGTTCGAGGGCGCCAACGTCGGAATCGTCCAGCTCGACCCCCGCAGCCTCAAGGCGTTGCGGGTCAATGCCAAGCTCTGCCAGATCTGGGGCGCTGCGCCCGAGGACATCGTCGGGCAGACGGTCGCGAAGTGGACGCCCGAGGACGATGCCCCCGCCCGCGACGCGCTGCACCGGCGTCTCGCCAACGGCGAGATCATGCAGGAGACCCTGGAGAAGCGATACCGGCGGGCAGACGGGCGTCTGATCTGGGCCCGGGTCAACCTCGTCTCGCAGGTCCTCGGCGACGCGATCCAGACCACGGCGATGATCGAGGATATCACGCAGGAGCGCCTCACCGACGCGCGCCGGGCGGCTCTGATCGCGCTCGGCGATGCCTCCCGCGACTCAGGTTCCCGCGATGGGCTGCTGGCGGAAGCCGTCGCGATCCTCGGACGGACGCTCGGCGTGTCCGAGGCCGGCTACAGCGACATCGACCTGCCGGACGGCGGCTTCCACGTCATCGCGCGCTGGCCCGCGCCCGCTGACGGGGAACCGCAATCCCTCACCGGCTTCCCCCGCACGCTGCAGGCCCTGCGGCAGGGGGAGGCCCTGGCGGTGGCCGACATCGCGGCCGACCCGCGCCTTGCGCCGGAGGCGGAGGCCTACGCCGACCTCGGCATCCGCAGCCTCCTCAAGATCCCCCTCGTCCAGCGGGGCAGCCTCGTCGGCGTGCTCCATGCCTTCGCGGACACGGCGCGCGGATGGGCGCCCGCCGAGATCGCCTTCGCCCGCGAGGTGGCCGACCGGGTCTGGGGGGCGCTCGGCCGGCTCCAGGCCGAGGACCAGCAGCGGCTCCTGAACCGAGAATTGAGCCACCGCCTCAAGAACACCCTCGCAATGGTCCAGGCCATTGCCGCCCAGACCCTGCGCAACGCGCCCGATTTCGAGACGGCGAAGGAGGCACTCGCCGCCCGCCTGATCGCGCTCGGCAAGGCCCACGATCTGCTGCTCACCGGCGAGCGCGAGAGTGCCGGGATCGACGCGGTGATCGCGGGAGCCCTCTCGCTCCACGACGACCGCCAGCCCGGCCGCTTCGCGGTGCAGGGCCCCGCGGTCGAGGTCGGCCCGCGGGCGGCGCTCTCGCTCAGCCTGATGATGCACGAGCTCGCCACCAACGCCGCGAAATATGGCGCGCTGTCAGTGCCGGAGGGGCGTGTGGCCGTGGAGTGGGACATCGCGGTGGACGTCGCCGAGCCGATCATCCGCATGGCCTGGACGGAGCGCGGCGGTCCGCCGGTCGCGCCCCCCTCGCGAAAGGGGTTCGGCACGCGCCTGATCGAGCGCGGGCTCGCGGGCGCGATCGGCGGCGAGGTCACCCTCGCCTACGAGCCCGCGGGTGTGGTCTGCCGGGTGACGGCGCCGCTCTCCGGGTTTCGGGCGGCGGAGTAG
- a CDS encoding methyl-accepting chemotaxis protein: MRTGGFVASLRGRILAVALAPCLAFAIVAGLAVTDRLEQRSGMEELQGLVGLASRISAFVHEAQRERGASSLFLGSKGTQFRTELAAQRTRTDAARADLAGAISEPASAAFGGPLARQAAQFREDLGRLDGERKAIDTLEPTPPQAMAYFTGLIGQGLGMVGEMSKAAGHAGIANRVATYAAFLSLKEFAGQERAAASAIFAGGNLDLAGLKRLTTLAANQGTYEALFRLRAEPAQIATFEAGEGTDSAREVSRLRRLVLDTMPGEGLGFRDSPLWFRLASQRIDALKRVEDGLTGDLMAAAGAVRAQADRSLALWAGAGLVTFLLSGALAFALGTAIARPLVRMSRALTAIGRGEEDVAIPEGGPREVRAIAAAAAEFRDSVRERQRIRAEQERMTAENAAAQRATALGLADGFEARVGGIVAAVSSAAAQLQAAADGMARAAGDTASLSAQVANASQEAALSADTVAAATEELSASVREIGTQVTASADLAAAAERDAADMAGEVHRLAAAAGSIAQIVGLISDIAGQTNLLALNATIEAARAGEAGRGFAVVAAEVKNLAGQTARATDEIAAKVNEITASTTTSVAAIDGITGVIQRLARIGGDIAAAVEEQGAATAEIARTTAQTSTGTRAVSGHIAGVSEAADTASAGSAQVLSAAGDLSAQANDLRAAVGSFLATVRAA, from the coding sequence ATGAGAACGGGTGGTTTCGTCGCGTCCCTGCGGGGTCGCATCCTGGCGGTGGCGCTCGCGCCCTGCCTCGCCTTCGCGATCGTGGCGGGCCTCGCGGTCACCGACCGCCTGGAGCAGCGATCCGGCATGGAAGAGCTCCAGGGTCTCGTCGGCCTCGCCTCCCGGATCAGCGCCTTCGTGCACGAGGCCCAGCGTGAGCGCGGGGCGTCCAGCCTCTTCCTCGGCTCGAAGGGCACCCAGTTCAGGACGGAGCTTGCCGCCCAGCGGACACGCACGGACGCGGCGCGGGCGGACCTCGCGGGCGCGATCTCGGAACCCGCGAGCGCGGCCTTCGGCGGGCCCCTCGCACGGCAGGCGGCGCAGTTCCGGGAGGATCTCGGGCGCCTCGACGGGGAGCGGAAGGCGATCGACACCCTCGAGCCGACCCCGCCCCAGGCGATGGCCTACTTCACCGGGCTCATCGGACAGGGGCTCGGCATGGTGGGAGAGATGTCGAAAGCCGCAGGCCACGCCGGCATCGCGAACCGCGTCGCCACCTACGCGGCCTTCCTCTCGCTGAAGGAATTCGCCGGCCAGGAGCGGGCGGCAGCCTCCGCGATCTTCGCGGGCGGCAACCTCGATCTCGCCGGGCTGAAGCGGCTGACGACGCTCGCGGCGAATCAGGGGACCTACGAGGCCCTGTTCCGCCTGCGCGCCGAGCCCGCCCAGATCGCGACCTTCGAGGCGGGCGAGGGGACGGATTCCGCCCGCGAGGTATCGCGCCTGCGCAGGCTCGTCCTCGACACGATGCCGGGCGAAGGGCTCGGCTTCCGCGACAGCCCCCTCTGGTTCAGGCTGGCCTCCCAGCGCATCGACGCGCTGAAGCGCGTCGAGGACGGCCTCACCGGAGACCTGATGGCGGCGGCCGGCGCCGTGCGGGCGCAGGCCGATCGCAGCCTCGCCCTCTGGGCCGGGGCGGGGCTCGTCACCTTCCTGCTCTCCGGCGCGCTGGCCTTCGCTCTCGGTACCGCCATCGCGCGCCCGCTGGTGCGGATGTCACGGGCGCTCACGGCGATCGGCCGGGGCGAGGAGGACGTCGCGATCCCCGAGGGCGGCCCGCGCGAGGTCCGGGCCATCGCCGCGGCGGCCGCCGAGTTCCGCGACAGCGTGCGCGAGCGGCAGCGCATCCGCGCGGAGCAGGAGCGAATGACGGCGGAGAATGCGGCCGCGCAGCGCGCGACGGCGCTCGGCCTCGCCGACGGCTTCGAGGCGCGGGTCGGCGGCATCGTCGCGGCGGTCTCCTCGGCCGCCGCCCAGCTCCAGGCCGCCGCGGACGGCATGGCGCGGGCGGCCGGCGACACGGCTTCCTTGAGCGCCCAGGTGGCCAACGCCTCGCAGGAGGCCGCCCTCTCGGCCGACACGGTCGCGGCGGCGACGGAGGAACTCTCAGCCTCCGTGCGCGAGATCGGCACCCAGGTCACCGCCTCGGCCGACCTCGCGGCCGCGGCCGAGCGCGACGCGGCGGACATGGCCGGGGAGGTGCACCGCCTCGCGGCCGCGGCCGGCAGCATCGCCCAGATCGTCGGGCTGATCTCGGACATCGCGGGCCAGACGAACCTGCTCGCGCTCAACGCCACGATCGAGGCCGCGCGCGCCGGTGAGGCGGGCCGCGGCTTCGCGGTGGTCGCGGCCGAAGTGAAGAACCTTGCCGGCCAGACGGCGCGCGCCACCGACGAGATCGCCGCCAAGGTCAATGAGATCACGGCCTCGACGACGACCTCGGTCGCGGCGATCGACGGCATCACGGGCGTGATCCAGCGTCTGGCCCGGATCGGCGGCGACATCGCGGCGGCGGTCGAGGAGCAGGGCGCGGCCACCGCCGAGATCGCCCGCACCACGGCGCAGACCTCGACCGGGACCCGCGCGGTCTCGGGCCATATCGCGGGGGTCAGCGAGGCAGCCGATACCGCGAGCGCCGGCTCGGCGCAGGTGCTCTCCGCCGCGGGGGATCTGTCGGCGCAGGCGAACGATCTGCGCGCGGCCGTGGGTAGCTTCCTCGCGACGGTGCGGGCAGCCTGA
- the uvrA gene encoding excinuclease ABC subunit UvrA — MAKASAKAAPKIAAKQEAAPGTRSGAKPRAVAPSAAKEVAAEQAREGAADAKLGALFDAARDTRVISVRGAREHNLKNVDLTIPRDKLVVFTGLSGSGKSSLAFDTIYAEGQRRYVESLSAYARQFLEMMSKPDVDQIDGLSPAISIEQKTTSKNPRSTVGTVTEIYDYMRLLWARVGIPYSPATGLPIESQTVSQMVDRVLAMPEKTRLYLLAPVVRGRKGEYRKEIAEFQKKGFQRLRIDGEMVPIDDVPKLDKKLKHDIDVVVDRIVVRDDIGSRLAESFETALELADGVALIEFADAPEGETPEPITFSSRFACPVSGFTIAEIEPRLFSFNNPFGACPTCGGIGHEMRIDPELVISDAGLSLKRGAIAPWAKSTSPYYGQTLDALARHYGFKTTVPWGDLPEEARLVILYGSGRQSIRFDYNDGMRAYAVNKPFEGVIPNLERRYKETESDASREEIGRFMGETPCESCGGKRLKPEALAVKVGMQDVGEVTALSVREAHRWFSELPDKLNRKQNEIAVRILKEIRDRLTFLIDVGLEYLTLARGSGSLSGGESQRIRLASQIGSGLTGVLYVLDEPSIGLHQRDNERLLGTLKRLRDLGNSVIVVEHDEDAILQADYVVDVGPGAGIHGGEIIAQGTPEEVLRNPASLTAKYLTGAMTVRTPSARRKARKGKLKLVGARGNNLKNVSVEVPLGTFTCITGVSGGGKSTLVIDTLYKAVAKKLNGALEHPAPYERLEGLEHLDKVIDIDQSPIGRTPRSNPATYIGAFTPIRDWFAGLPEAKARGYQAGRFSFNVKGGRCEACSGDGVIKIEMHFLPDVYVTCDVCKGRRYDRETLEVKYRGNSIADVLDMTVEEAADLFRAVPSIREKMETLARVGLHYVHVGQQATTLSGGEAQRVKLSKELAKRATGRTLYILDEPTTGLHFHDVAKLMEVLHELVDQGNTVVVIEHNLEVIKTADWVIDMGPEGGDGGGVVVAEGTPEQIAESTASHTGRFLRDVLARRPATEPAPGRRAAAE, encoded by the coding sequence ATGGCAAAAGCCAGCGCCAAAGCCGCCCCGAAGATCGCCGCGAAGCAGGAAGCGGCCCCGGGCACACGATCCGGCGCAAAGCCCCGCGCCGTGGCGCCGTCCGCCGCGAAGGAGGTCGCCGCGGAGCAGGCCCGCGAGGGGGCCGCGGATGCCAAGCTCGGCGCCCTGTTCGACGCGGCCCGCGACACCCGGGTGATCTCGGTGCGCGGCGCCCGAGAGCACAACCTGAAGAACGTCGATCTGACGATCCCGCGCGACAAGCTCGTGGTGTTCACGGGCTTGTCCGGCTCCGGCAAGTCCTCGCTCGCCTTCGACACGATCTACGCGGAAGGGCAGCGCCGCTACGTCGAATCGCTTTCGGCCTACGCCCGCCAGTTCCTGGAGATGATGTCGAAGCCCGACGTCGACCAGATCGACGGGCTCTCGCCGGCGATCTCGATCGAGCAGAAGACGACGTCGAAGAATCCGCGCTCGACGGTCGGCACGGTGACCGAGATCTACGACTACATGCGCCTCCTGTGGGCGCGGGTCGGCATCCCCTATTCGCCGGCGACGGGCCTCCCGATCGAGAGCCAGACGGTGAGCCAGATGGTGGACCGGGTGCTGGCTATGCCCGAGAAGACCCGCCTCTACCTGCTCGCGCCCGTCGTCCGCGGCCGCAAGGGCGAGTACCGCAAGGAGATCGCCGAGTTCCAGAAGAAGGGGTTCCAGCGCCTGCGCATCGACGGCGAGATGGTCCCGATCGACGACGTGCCGAAGCTCGACAAGAAGCTCAAGCACGACATCGACGTGGTGGTCGACCGGATCGTGGTGCGCGACGACATCGGCTCGCGGCTCGCCGAATCCTTCGAGACGGCGCTGGAACTCGCCGACGGCGTCGCGCTGATCGAGTTCGCCGACGCGCCCGAGGGCGAGACGCCCGAGCCGATCACCTTCTCGTCGCGCTTCGCCTGCCCGGTATCGGGCTTCACGATCGCCGAGATCGAGCCGCGCCTGTTCTCGTTCAACAACCCGTTCGGCGCCTGCCCGACCTGCGGCGGTATCGGCCACGAGATGCGGATCGACCCCGAACTCGTCATCTCGGATGCGGGGCTGAGCCTCAAGCGCGGCGCCATCGCGCCCTGGGCGAAATCGACCTCGCCCTATTACGGGCAAACGCTCGACGCCCTCGCCAGGCATTACGGGTTCAAGACGACCGTGCCCTGGGGCGACTTGCCGGAGGAGGCGCGGCTTGTGATCCTGTACGGCTCCGGCCGGCAGTCGATCCGGTTCGACTACAATGACGGGATGCGTGCCTACGCGGTGAACAAGCCCTTCGAGGGCGTGATCCCGAACCTGGAGCGCCGCTACAAGGAGACGGAGAGCGACGCCTCCCGCGAGGAGATCGGCCGCTTCATGGGCGAGACCCCGTGCGAATCCTGCGGTGGCAAGCGGCTGAAGCCCGAGGCACTCGCCGTCAAGGTGGGAATGCAGGATGTCGGCGAGGTCACCGCGCTCTCGGTGCGTGAGGCGCATCGCTGGTTCTCGGAGCTTCCCGACAAGCTCAACCGCAAGCAGAACGAGATCGCGGTGCGGATCCTCAAGGAGATCCGCGACCGGCTCACCTTCCTGATCGATGTCGGCCTCGAATACCTGACGCTGGCCCGCGGCTCCGGCTCGCTCTCCGGCGGCGAGAGCCAGCGCATCCGGCTGGCCTCGCAGATCGGCTCGGGGTTGACGGGCGTCCTCTACGTCCTGGACGAGCCCTCGATCGGTCTGCACCAGCGCGACAACGAGCGGCTGCTCGGCACGCTGAAGCGCCTGCGCGACCTCGGCAACTCGGTGATCGTCGTGGAGCACGACGAGGACGCGATCCTGCAGGCCGATTACGTGGTCGATGTCGGGCCCGGAGCGGGCATCCACGGCGGGGAAATCATCGCGCAGGGCACGCCCGAAGAGGTGCTGCGCAATCCGGCCTCCCTCACCGCCAAGTACCTGACCGGCGCGATGACGGTGCGGACGCCCTCCGCTCGCCGCAAGGCGCGCAAGGGCAAGCTGAAGCTCGTCGGCGCGCGGGGCAACAACCTCAAGAACGTGTCCGTCGAAGTGCCGCTCGGCACCTTCACCTGCATCACCGGCGTCTCGGGCGGCGGCAAGTCGACCCTCGTGATCGACACGCTCTACAAGGCGGTGGCCAAGAAGCTGAACGGGGCCCTGGAGCACCCGGCCCCCTACGAGCGGCTGGAAGGGCTGGAGCACCTCGACAAGGTCATCGACATCGACCAGTCGCCGATCGGGCGCACGCCGCGCTCGAACCCGGCCACCTATATCGGCGCCTTCACGCCGATTCGCGACTGGTTCGCGGGCCTTCCCGAGGCCAAGGCCCGCGGCTACCAGGCGGGGCGCTTCTCGTTCAACGTGAAGGGTGGGCGCTGCGAGGCCTGCTCGGGCGACGGCGTCATCAAGATCGAGATGCACTTCCTGCCCGACGTCTACGTCACCTGCGACGTCTGCAAGGGCCGCCGCTACGATCGCGAGACGCTGGAGGTGAAATACCGCGGCAATTCGATCGCCGACGTCCTCGACATGACCGTCGAGGAGGCGGCCGACCTGTTCAGGGCGGTGCCTTCGATCCGCGAGAAGATGGAGACGCTGGCCCGCGTCGGCCTGCACTACGTCCATGTCGGCCAGCAGGCGACGACCCTCTCGGGCGGCGAGGCGCAACGCGTGAAGCTCTCGAAGGAACTCGCCAAGCGCGCGACGGGCCGCACCCTCTACATCCTCGACGAGCCGACCACCGGCCTGCACTTCCACGACGTCGCCAAGCTGATGGAGGTGCTCCACGAACTCGTGGACCAGGGCAACACCGTCGTGGTGATCGAGCACAACCTCGAGGTCATCAAGACCGCCGACTGGGTGATCGACATGGGCCCCGAGGGCGGCGACGGCGGCGGCGTCGTCGTGGCCGAAGGAACTCCCGAGCAGATCGCGGAATCGACCGCGAGCCACACCGGCCGCTTCCTGCGCGACGTCCTGGCCCGCCGCCCCGCGACCGAGCCGGCCCCGGGCCGCCGCGCCGCGGCCGAGTGA
- a CDS encoding transporter, producing the protein MMKNWLAAGAVALSVGMTGTAAFAQTTTVPGEQVGLAVGAPLPEGVYALNTFLYRSPDTSPVDVGINVPILLWSTPWKILDARVELAVAPPTVFSFGRGRNGGALDTSINVGTFIGGIFAWDLGNNVGVSYLAGVYLNELNAGRGCGIGCLPILSSNTYRQGFAISYTGDGWNLTANLTYNFYDTPSFFSGGSPLLRGPYAPSDALNLDLTATKKFGKWEIGAIGYGTTDLSNNSRFAPATRSGYFALGGLIGYDFGPFTVQGYAARYVATRALDARGRENYATEGWFRVIAPLYTVAAAPAPAPAPLVRKY; encoded by the coding sequence ATGATGAAGAACTGGCTCGCCGCGGGAGCGGTCGCGCTCTCGGTCGGCATGACCGGGACCGCCGCCTTCGCCCAGACCACGACGGTTCCGGGTGAGCAGGTCGGCCTCGCGGTCGGCGCTCCGCTTCCGGAGGGCGTCTACGCTCTGAACACGTTCCTGTACCGCTCGCCCGACACCTCGCCGGTCGATGTCGGGATCAACGTTCCGATCCTGCTGTGGTCGACCCCCTGGAAGATCCTCGACGCCCGCGTCGAGCTCGCCGTCGCCCCGCCGACCGTCTTCTCGTTCGGCCGCGGCCGTAACGGTGGCGCGCTCGACACCAGCATCAACGTCGGCACCTTCATTGGCGGTATCTTCGCCTGGGATCTCGGCAACAACGTCGGCGTCAGCTACCTCGCCGGTGTGTACTTGAACGAGCTGAACGCCGGCCGCGGTTGCGGCATCGGCTGCCTCCCGATCCTGTCGTCGAACACCTACCGCCAGGGCTTCGCCATCAGCTACACCGGCGACGGCTGGAACCTGACCGCGAACCTGACCTACAACTTCTACGACACGCCGTCCTTCTTCTCCGGCGGTTCGCCGCTCCTGCGCGGCCCGTACGCTCCGTCGGACGCCCTCAACCTCGACCTGACGGCGACCAAGAAGTTCGGCAAGTGGGAGATCGGTGCGATCGGCTACGGCACCACCGACCTGTCCAACAACTCGCGCTTCGCGCCCGCCACCCGTTCGGGCTACTTCGCGCTCGGCGGCCTCATCGGCTACGACTTCGGGCCCTTCACGGTCCAGGGTTACGCCGCCCGTTACGTTGCGACCCGCGCCCTCGACGCCCGTGGCCGCGAGAACTACGCCACCGAAGGCTGGTTCCGCGTGATCGCGCCGCTCTACACCGTGGCTGCCGCTCCGGCTCCGGCCCCGGCTCCGCTGGTGCGCAAGTACTGA